The Dietzia sp. ANT_WB102 region GATGATCCCCAGCTCGTTCGCTCGAGCGACGGCAGCAGTTCGGGAGGTCACTCCGAGTTTCTGGAACGTATGCGCGAGGTGAGTCTTGACCGTGGCTTCGGACACGTGCAACAACGTGGCGGCCTGACGGTTGGTGGCCCCTTCTGCAATGGCTTTGAGGACCTCGGTTTCCCGATCGGTGAGTGTGGGGTGCGGTTGACGCAGTTGCCCCATGAGCGTGGCCGCGACCGTGGGTGAGAGCGCGCTCTCGCCGGCGGCAGCCGCGCGGACGGCGCCCAGCAGCTCATCGGGACCGGCGTCTTTGAGGAGGTAACCGCACGCTCCGGCTTCGATGGCGCCGAGGATGTCCGCGTCGGTGTCGTGGCTGGTGAGTACCAGTACTTGCGGCGGGTCCGGGAGCGCGCGAAGGCTGGCTGTGGCCCGCACCCCCGCCGTAGGGTCCCCGGCAAAGCGCAGGTCCATCAGCACCACGTCGATGTCGCCGAGCCTGCCCCGCTCGACGGCGGCATCGGCCTGCCCTACATCAGCGATCACCTCGATCGTGGGATCGGACGCCAACAGCGCCCGCAACCCGGTCCGCACCACGGCGTGATCGTCAGCGATGAGCACTCGCACCTTGGGGATCAATGGTCATTCTCCGTGTTCGTCGTCGGCAGAACCGCGGTCGGCAGTTCCGCGCGCACCACCGTGCCCTTGCCCAGCTCGGACCGCACGTCGAGAGTGCCACCCAGGTCGTCTACTCGCCGCATCATCCCCTCGAGCCCGAACGAGGCGGCCGTGCGCGGGATGCTCACGTCGAAACCGCGGCCATCGTCTGCGACCTCCAATGAGACTCCGGCGGGCGAGTCGGAGAGGGTGATGGCGATCCGGTCCGGCGAGCCGTGTTTGACTGCGTTGGCCAGCGCCTCCTGCGTGACCCGAACCAGCACTGCAGACAGTTCTGCGGGCGGTTCGGCGGCGAGCTCGGCGTCGACGTCCACCGCGAGCCCGGAATTCTCGGCGCGGCACCGTTCGGCGATGCGCCGCAGAGCGGCTGTCAGCGAGTTGCCGACGAGCGGCGAGGGGCGCAGAGCAGCGATCAGTCTGCGTGTCTCGGTGAGATTCTCGCCCGCGACCTCACGCGCCAGTCGGATCTGCTCGACCGCCGGATGCTGTGGGGCAGTGCGTTCCGCAGCGTGCAGCAACATCCCGATGCTCGACAGGCCCTGAGCCACCGTGTCGTGGATCTCGCCCGCCAGGCGTGTCCGCTCGGCCTCACGACCGACCTCGCGCTCCCGGGCGGCGAGCGCGGTGCGGGTGGCCATGAGCTCGGCGATCACCTCGCGCCGGGACTGGGACTCGTTGTGCAACGCGCGGACTCCTGCGCCCAATCCGAGCGCGACGAGTGCGCCCACTGTCGGCCCGATCACCCCGGCCGGGGTGAAGCCGCGGTGTAGGCCCAAAGCGACCACCGCGATGGCCGCCAGCACCGCCACCGCCGTGGCGCCCGCCCACCCGCTGAGCAGGAACTGGGCCAGGAAGAACAGGGGGAAAACCAGGTAGGCGGCTTCGGGTACCTGCACCACCAGGAGGCCCCACAGGGCCAACACCGCGGCCAACCAGTACAGGCGCGCAACCCCCACCGTGTGGTGCGTGCGTTCCCACACCGTTCCCGCGAGGTACACGCCCGCGAACCCGACGGCAGACAGCACGGCAGGCAGGTTCGGCTCCCCCGCGGTGTCTCGGTGCGCACCGACCATCGTCAGGACCAACAGCGCGGCCACCAACGTGTGCAGGGCCACCTGGAGCTGCGAGAACACGGCACGGACCCCCGCTGATTCCGGTGGCAGCTCCGCGGGGGTCGCACGCAAGGGGGTCACTCTGCCGACGTTAATCGTCGCCACGCCCCTGGGCATCCTCCAAAAGGTGGAGAACCCTCTCCGCCATCCGTCCACGCACATCTGGCCTCATGGCCGATTCGGCAGAACACGGTCCAGACGAAGCTTGAGACATACCTTCACGAGAGGAAATTTCATGTTCTTCGCACTTCGCGACCTGCGCTCTGCCCGATGGCGCTTCGTACTCATCACAGGCGTGGTGTTGCTGCTGTCAGTTCTGGTGGCGGGTTTGCTCGGGCTCACCGCGGGTCTCGCGAACCAGAGCGTCTCCGCGCTGCGGGCACTCGGTTCGAACAACTCGGACTTCGTTCTCCCGGCCGACGACAAGGGGCCGATCGACCTCGACCGCGCCGCCCTCACCAACGAGCAGATAGCCGACGTCCGGGCGGAGTCCCCGTCGGCCGTGCCCGTGGGAATCGCCCGGGTCACCCTGGACAATGGGACCGAGACAGGCGTCTCCGTCGTCGCCCTCGGGCTGGCAGACGAGGTGGGGTCCGTCACCCCGCCAGCACCGGGAGCAGTCTTGCTATCCGCTGGCGTGAGTGACGAGCTAGGCGGGAACGCCGACCAGATCAGTGTATCCGGAACCCAACTGACTGCAGCCGGGGACGCGGGAGATCTGTGGCATTCACACACCCCGGTGGTGGTGACCGATCTCGACACCTGGGCCACCCTCGCCCCGCGCGGAGGAACCGCTACAGCGATGGCGGTCCCTGCGGACACCGTCAGCCAGAACGTCGCCTCGGAAGGCTCAGGCCTGACGTTGGTCGACTCGGACGGGCTCGTGAACGCCCTGCCGTCGCACCGGGCGGAGAACACCTCGCTCAACACGATGACGTACATGCTGATCGCCGTCACCGCATTGGTCGTGGGCGCGTTCTTCACCGTGTGGGGCATGCAGCGTCGTCGCGACGTGGCCATCCTCAAGGCGCTTGGTGCGTCCACCAGAGCAGTGGTCCGAGATTCAGTCGGCCAGGCGGCCCTCGTGCTGGTCGTCGGCATCACGGGCGGGGTTGCGATCGCCGCACTCGTCGGCCTCGTCGCGGGTGGGGCCGTCCCGTTCGTGGTCTCCGCGAACACGACCGTGGTGCCCGCCGCCCTACTCGCGGTACTCGGCCTCGCCGGCGCGGCCATCTCGCTGCGGCCCGTCGTGACCGCCGACCCCAACTCCGCCCTCGGCGCAGCGCGATAAGCCACCCGCGTTCGTCGGTCACCGCCAACGATTGTCGCCTCGTCACTGCACCCCTCTTACTGCACCCCTCTTACTGCAGCACCCTCCCACGTCAAGGAGCACACCAATGTCCAGCGCCACACTCGTCACCGCGCCCACCACCACCGCTCTCGAGATGGAGCAGGTTGTTCTCACCTACCCGGACGGTGAGAACCGGATCACCGCCGTCGACCACGTCGACCTCTCCATCGATCGAGGCCGCAGCCTGGCGGTGACAGGTCCGTCAGGGTCGGGGAAATCGAGCCTGCTCGCCGTCGCAGCGACACTGACCCGCCCAGAGCAGGGCCATGTTTGGCTGCGCACCCGCGATGGCGTGGTCGACCTGGCCGACGTGAGCCCCAGGCGTGCAGCTGAACTGCGGCGCACCGAGATCGGCATCGTTTTCCAGCAGTCCAATCTCATCGAATCGCTCACTGCCCGCGAGCAGCTCGAGGCGATGGCATGGCTGGACTCGAGGCCCTCGCGAACGCAGCGCCGTCACGCACGGCAGCGCGCGGACGACCTGCTGGAGACGGTGGGCCTGGCCGACGCCGCAGGTCGGTCGGTCGTCGCGCTGTCGGGGGGACAACGCCAGCGGGTTGCGGTGGCGCGGGCCCTGATGGCCAGTCCGTCGCTCCTACTCGCCGACGAACCCACCAGTGCGCTCGACTCCGAATCGGGGCAGGCCGTCATGGACCTGCTCCTGCAGACCGCGCGCGACTTCGATGTGGCGCTGATGCTCGTCACCCACGAATCCGCCTTCGCCAACCGGTGCGACGCGCGAATCCATCTGGTCGACGGCGCGGTCGTCGGGTAGTCCCGTCGGCCGGCTGCGCTGGGCCGGAGGGGCGTCGTTCCGACGGCTAGACCCAGTCGACCGACAGTGGTGAACGGCGACCCCAGCCGACGGTCTGCAACAACGGTTCGTCGAGGTCCAGGGCGGGGTGCCCGAGGCAGAGATAGGCAAGGGGCCGCGCGCCGTGGGGGAGGGGCACGCTCGCCGAGAGATGGTCGGGCTCGACGAGACTCACCCAGCCCATCCCCAGTCCTTCGGCGGTGACCGCCAGCCAGAGCAGGGTGATGGCGGCGACCACGCTGTACTCGGTGGCTGCCGGGACGCTGGTGGTGCCGAGCGTCGGGCCCACAGGGGGGACGTGACTGACCACCAACCCGACCGGTGCCTGGAGGATGCCCTCGAGGCGGAGTGAGTCGTAGAGTTCGCGACGCTCACCGTCGAACCGTTCGGCTTCAGTGGCACGGACCTCCTGGAATCCCCGGTGGATGGCCTCGCGGACCGCCAGGTCCTGCACGACGGTGACGTGCCACGGCTGACTGAGCCCCACGCTCGGCGCGACGGCGAATACCTCGAGGAGCCGTTCGATGGTGGCGCGCGGAACCGGTGTGGGAAGAAAGTGCCGGTGATCGCGCCGTCTCGCCAGGACGCGCCACAACGCGTCGATGTCGGTCGCGGAGTCGTCATCCGGGGCATGGTGAAGCGTCATCCGCGGACGAACCTCGGGCTCCACATGCGGCCGGAGCCGGTCACCCGGCTGCCGGACGCGCCCACGATGAGCAGGCATTTCATGTCGATCGAGCTGCAGTCGAGTTCCCCGAGCGTCGTGAGGGTCAGGGACTCCTCGGCCCGACCCACGTCGCGGCCCACCACGACGGGCGTGGCCGGATCGCGATGGCGCAGCAGGATCTCGCGGGCGTCGGCGACCTGGCGGGTGCGCGAGCGGGAGGCGGGGTTGTAGATCGCCAGCACCAGGTCCGCGGCGGCGATTGCATCCAGGCGTCGTTCGACCACCTCCCAGGGTTTGAGCCGGTCGGACAGGCTCACCACCGCGAAGTCGGCGCCGATGGGAGCTCCCGCCCGAGCGGCCACCGCCTGGACGGCGGAGACCCCGGGCGCCACGCGGATGTCGACGTCGGCGTACCGAGGATCCTCGGCGGCCTCGAACACAGCGGCCGCCATGCCGAACACTCCCGCGTCTCCGCCGGAGACCACCGCGACCCGCTCGCCGGCGAGCGCGAGATCCAGCGCGAGCCCGGCCCGGTCCACCTCGACGGTGTTGCCCGAGCAGTGGCGTGTCAGGCCTGCCCGCTGCGGGACACGATCGACATACGGTGCGTACCCCACCACGTGGTCGACACCGTCCAGCACCTGGGAGGCCTCCGGGGTGAGCCAGGCGTCCGGGCCGGGGCCGAGCCCGACCACGTGCAGGACCGGGCCGGCGGGAGTCGGCGACGACCCGCCCGATGCCACCTGCGGGTCGCCAGCGTGCGCCGTCGGCGTGGTGCGGGCCGTGGGCGTGGTGCGGCGGCCGGTCGGGTCGCCATGCCGCGAATCGCCGGGCACCACAATGAGCGAAAAGTACGGCACGGTCGACGGATCGACGTCCGCGACCGCGCGGAAATGCTCGGCCGCCATCGACGCCCGCTCCACATAGACCGCGCCGTCCAGCCGCCCGGCGGCCTCAAGTGCGTTGCGCACGGAGGGGAAGTTCCGTCCCAGCTTCATGATGATCGCCCCGTCGGTGTCCGCGAGACGTCGCGCGAGCTCGGGCTCGGGCAACGTGCCGGGCAGTACCGTGAGGACGTCGGTCTGTCGGACCAACGGCGTGGCCGAGGTGGCGGTCGCTGCGGCGAATGCGGGGACCCCAGGCACGATCTCGGTGTCGAAACGCTCCGAGAGCCGGTCGTGCATGTACATGAACGAGCCGTAGAACAGCGGGTCCCCTTCGGAGAGCAGCACCACGTCACGGCCGGCGGTCAGGTGCTCGGCCAACCGTTGTGCGCTGCACTCGTAGAAGTCCGCGATGGCGCCCGCATAGCCGCCGGGATGGTCCGTGACGCCCGTGGTCACGGGGTACTCCAACCGCTCCTCGATCACGGTGGGGCCGATGAGGTCGGCAGCGATCCGTCGGGCGTTGGATTCCTTGCCGCGACCCGCGTGATAGGCCACCACGGCCGCGGAGCGGATGAGTCGGGCGGCTTTGAGGGTGAGGAGCTCGGGGTCACCGGGGCCCACGCCGACCCCGTAGAGCCTGCCTGACGCGCCGACGCCATCGTTGCCGACGGGGTGTGCGGCGGTCATTCGGTCTCCTGCGCCAGAGCGTTGACAGCCGAGGCGGTCATCGCCGACCCCCCACGCCGGCCGTGCACGGTGACAAAGGGGATGTCGATGCCGTGGTCGCTCGAGAACGCGGCCAGCGCCGCCTTGGATTCCGCCGCACCGATGAACCCGACCGGGCACCCGACGATCGCCGCCGGTCGCGGAGCCCCGTCGATCAGCATCTCCAGAAGGTGGAACAGTGCAGTGGGGGCGTTGCCGATCGCAACGACGGCCCCGTCCAGGCGGTCACCCCACAACGCGAGCGCGGCGGCTGAGCGGGTGGTGCCCATCTGTGCGGCCAGCTCGCGCACACCCGGATCGGACAGCGTGCACACCACATCGTTGTCCCGGGGGAGCCGGGCGCGGGTGATCCCCGACGCGACCATGTGGGCGTCGCAGAGGAGGGGCGCGCCCGAGCCGAGCGCCGACCGGGCGGCCCCGACGAGATCCGGGTGGACCTGCAGGTCGTCGACCAGGTCTGTCTGCCCGGTTCCGTGGACCATCCGCACGGCCAGCTTCTCCGCCTCCGCCGGCAGCCGCGACAGGTCCGTCTCCCGGCGGATCGTGGCGAAGGAATCGACGTAGATGGCGGGGCCGTCGTCGATGTAGTCATAGCGACGCGGCGGCCGGGCAGCACTGGGCATGGGTCCTCCTCGGGGTTCTCGCCCCGGACTGGAAAGCGCAGCGACGCGGCATGAGCGCGCTGATCCCCCGCGAGTGTCTGGCTCGGCACGCGTCACACGCGGGCCTCACAGTGGCGGAACCGCCCCGGAATCGCACCGGGTTCCTGACGTGTGGGACGGAAGGCAGCCTACTCGGGCACGACCAGCACTCCGCGCCACGGGGTGACGATCAGCTCGGCCACACCCGCGCCGGTGAGGCGGCCGACGAGACCCCGGTCGAGCACCCCGCCCGGGGCCTCGACGTGCTCGATCCCCGCCGTCACCGGGGACTGGGCCGGGGACGGGGCCGACGCGTCAGACGGAACGGGTACCGGCCCGTAGGCGAGCGGTCCGGCGGGGTCGGGCAGGCGCACATCCGCAGTCGACACCGCGGCGAGCGGCGCGGCGGAGGCGGCGGTCAGCTCGCGCACGTGCCAGGGCGCCTCGGGACCGGCGCCCCGGGCCTCGACGAAATCGCGCGCCAGCGCTGTCAATCGGTCGACGGCCTCGGCTAGCGGTACGACGGCCGACCAGGCGTCGCCCACCCGCAGTTGAACGGTGTCGCGGTCGAGCGCGACGAACCCCAGGTCGCAGGACCGCTCGACCAGGTCACCGCGGCCGTCGTCCAGGACGAACAGGAACCGGCCCGGCAAACCGCCGAGCGCGGGATCGGCGAGCAAACCGGAGTCCAGCGACTCGGTCACCGATCGCAGGTCCGCCCGGCCGCCGACCAACCCCGTCAGCGGCGAGACCAGGACGTTGCGCACGAGCTCGTGCCCGGGCGAGGGGAGCAGGCCGGTCCCGGCGATCGCCGAGATCACCTCGGAGGGCAGCTGCCCGTCCGGCCCGATCGGCAGGGCGCGCAGCTGCAGGTTCGCGCGGGTGGTGACGTGCACGTCGTCGTCGCCGTATCGTGCGGCGACCCCGTGCAGAGCGGTGAGGGACTCCGGCGACAGGCGGCCACCCGGGATGCGCAGCCGGACCAGGGCGCCGTCGGAGGCCGGCCACGGCCGCAACACTCCGGGGCACAGGTCGCCGCGCGTGCGGCGGGTGGGTTCGGTGATGCTCACGAGGGCCAGTGTGGCATCACGGTGGGTGGAGGGCGGCGGCCCAGGGGTGGGCGGTGACGGATAGGCTCGCCACTGCCGTGGTGTTCGGGAAGCCGGAGGAAAAGCCGGCGCGGCCCTCGCCACTGTAGTCGCGGAAGTCGCGCACCCTCGTCCGTCCCGACCCGGGGCGGAGACCACTGGGCCCACCGGCCCGGGAAGGTCGGTCGCACGGCGTTGATGCGAAAGCCAGGAGACCGGCCACGGCGACATGTTCCACGAGGGTTTGGAGAAGAACATGCGCCCCACCCGGCGTTCGGCGTCCCCTGACGACGCCGCGGCACGATCGCACGACACGGCAGCTGCCCACGACTCACAGCACGAACGCCGCATCGCCCTGCTGTCCACCTCCGACACGGACCTGCTCTCCGCGCGGGCCTCCGGCTCAGCCTGGACGCTCGGCAACCCGTCCCGACTCGACATCGAGGTGGACCTCCCGGACCTCCTCACCGACGCCGATCTGGTCGTGGTGCGCATCCTCGGCTCGCGGCGCTCCTGGGAGGCCGGGTTCGCCGCCGTGCTGGATGCGGGTGTGCCCGTGGTGGTCCTGGGCGGTGAACAGAGCCCCGACGCCGACCTCATGGAGCTGTCGACGGTGCCGATCGGCATCGCGGCCGAGGCGCACCGTTACCTCGCCGAGGGCGGCGAGCGGAACCTCGCGCAGCTGCACGCCTTCCTCTCCGACACCGTGCTGCTCACCGGCGCCGGCTTCGAGCCGCCGGAGAGTGTGCCGGTGTGGGGGATGCCGGACCGGCCCGACGCGCCCGCCGCCGACGGACTGCCTCGAGTGGGCGTCCTCTACTACCGCGCGCACGAGGTGAGCGGGAACTCCGGTTTCGCGCACGCGCTGGCCGACGCCGTCGACGCGACCGGCCGCGCCGTCGGCGTACCCGTCTTCGCGGGGTCCCTGCGCTCGGCACCCGACGAGCTGTTCACCGCGCTCGGCACCCTCGACGCGATCGTCGTCACCGTGCTGGCCGCCGGCGGCACCACTCCCGGCGCGGTGAGCGCCGGCGGCGAGGACGAAACCTGGGACGTCGAACGCATCGCCGCCCTGGACATCCCCGTGCTGCAGGGGCTGTGCCTCACCTGGAGCCGGGACGACTGGGCGGACTCCGACGACGGCGTCAACCCGCTGGACTCGGCCAATCAGATCGCCATCCCCGAATTCGATGGCCGGATCATCACCGCGCCGTTCTCGTTCAAGGAGATCGACGCCGACGGCCTGCCCCGCTACGTGGCCGATCCGGAGCGGTGCGCCCGCGTCGCCGGGATCGCCGTGGCCCACGCACGGCTGCGGCACGTGCCGCCCGCCGACCGCAAGATCGCACTGGTGCTCTCGGCCTATCCCACCAAGCATTCCCGCATCGGCAACGCCGTAGGCCTCGACACCCCTGTCTCGACCATCCGGCTGCTGCGGCGCATGCGCGACGAAGGCTACGACCTGGGCCCGGCCGACGGGCCCATCGCCCGCTTTCTGGAGCTGTCCGATAGCGGCGACGAGGGCACCTACGCCGACGACACCGCCGCCGGTGACGCCCTGATCCACGCGCTCATCGCCGCGGGCGGGCAGGACGAGGAGTGGCTCACGAACGCCCAGCTCACCGACAGTCACGTCCGGATCAGCACAGACGAGTATGTGCGCTGGACCGCGGACCTGCCCGAGACGCTGCGCGCGGGGATGGTCGAGGCGTGGGGCGAGGCCCCGGGGGAGCTGTTCGTCAACGACGCCGGCGAGATCGTCTTGGCGACCATCCAGGCCGGCAATGTCGTCCTATTGATCCAGCCGCCCCGCGGGTTCGGCGAGAACCCTGTGGCGATCTACCACGACCCCGAGTTGGCGCCCTCCCACCACTACCTCGCCGCCTATCGCTGGCTGGCGCGCGGGTTCGGGGCGCACGCGCTGGTCCACATCGGCAAGCACGGTTC contains the following coding sequences:
- a CDS encoding response regulator transcription factor; this translates as MIPKVRVLIADDHAVVRTGLRALLASDPTIEVIADVGQADAAVERGRLGDIDVVLMDLRFAGDPTAGVRATASLRALPDPPQVLVLTSHDTDADILGAIEAGACGYLLKDAGPDELLGAVRAAAAGESALSPTVAATLMGQLRQPHPTLTDRETEVLKAIAEGATNRQAATLLHVSEATVKTHLAHTFQKLGVTSRTAAVARANELGII
- a CDS encoding sensor histidine kinase, with amino-acid sequence MTPLRATPAELPPESAGVRAVFSQLQVALHTLVAALLVLTMVGAHRDTAGEPNLPAVLSAVGFAGVYLAGTVWERTHHTVGVARLYWLAAVLALWGLLVVQVPEAAYLVFPLFFLAQFLLSGWAGATAVAVLAAIAVVALGLHRGFTPAGVIGPTVGALVALGLGAGVRALHNESQSRREVIAELMATRTALAAREREVGREAERTRLAGEIHDTVAQGLSSIGMLLHAAERTAPQHPAVEQIRLAREVAGENLTETRRLIAALRPSPLVGNSLTAALRRIAERCRAENSGLAVDVDAELAAEPPAELSAVLVRVTQEALANAVKHGSPDRIAITLSDSPAGVSLEVADDGRGFDVSIPRTAASFGLEGMMRRVDDLGGTLDVRSELGKGTVVRAELPTAVLPTTNTENDH
- a CDS encoding FtsX-like permease family protein, with amino-acid sequence MFFALRDLRSARWRFVLITGVVLLLSVLVAGLLGLTAGLANQSVSALRALGSNNSDFVLPADDKGPIDLDRAALTNEQIADVRAESPSAVPVGIARVTLDNGTETGVSVVALGLADEVGSVTPPAPGAVLLSAGVSDELGGNADQISVSGTQLTAAGDAGDLWHSHTPVVVTDLDTWATLAPRGGTATAMAVPADTVSQNVASEGSGLTLVDSDGLVNALPSHRAENTSLNTMTYMLIAVTALVVGAFFTVWGMQRRRDVAILKALGASTRAVVRDSVGQAALVLVVGITGGVAIAALVGLVAGGAVPFVVSANTTVVPAALLAVLGLAGAAISLRPVVTADPNSALGAAR
- a CDS encoding ABC transporter ATP-binding protein yields the protein MSSATLVTAPTTTALEMEQVVLTYPDGENRITAVDHVDLSIDRGRSLAVTGPSGSGKSSLLAVAATLTRPEQGHVWLRTRDGVVDLADVSPRRAAELRRTEIGIVFQQSNLIESLTAREQLEAMAWLDSRPSRTQRRHARQRADDLLETVGLADAAGRSVVALSGGQRQRVAVARALMASPSLLLADEPTSALDSESGQAVMDLLLQTARDFDVALMLVTHESAFANRCDARIHLVDGAVVG
- the bluB gene encoding 5,6-dimethylbenzimidazole synthase — encoded protein: MTLHHAPDDDSATDIDALWRVLARRRDHRHFLPTPVPRATIERLLEVFAVAPSVGLSQPWHVTVVQDLAVREAIHRGFQEVRATEAERFDGERRELYDSLRLEGILQAPVGLVVSHVPPVGPTLGTTSVPAATEYSVVAAITLLWLAVTAEGLGMGWVSLVEPDHLSASVPLPHGARPLAYLCLGHPALDLDEPLLQTVGWGRRSPLSVDWV
- a CDS encoding precorrin-2 C(20)-methyltransferase produces the protein MTAAHPVGNDGVGASGRLYGVGVGPGDPELLTLKAARLIRSAAVVAYHAGRGKESNARRIAADLIGPTVIEERLEYPVTTGVTDHPGGYAGAIADFYECSAQRLAEHLTAGRDVVLLSEGDPLFYGSFMYMHDRLSERFDTEIVPGVPAFAAATATSATPLVRQTDVLTVLPGTLPEPELARRLADTDGAIIMKLGRNFPSVRNALEAAGRLDGAVYVERASMAAEHFRAVADVDPSTVPYFSLIVVPGDSRHGDPTGRRTTPTARTTPTAHAGDPQVASGGSSPTPAGPVLHVVGLGPGPDAWLTPEASQVLDGVDHVVGYAPYVDRVPQRAGLTRHCSGNTVEVDRAGLALDLALAGERVAVVSGGDAGVFGMAAAVFEAAEDPRYADVDIRVAPGVSAVQAVAARAGAPIGADFAVVSLSDRLKPWEVVERRLDAIAAADLVLAIYNPASRSRTRQVADAREILLRHRDPATPVVVGRDVGRAEESLTLTTLGELDCSSIDMKCLLIVGASGSRVTGSGRMWSPRFVRG
- a CDS encoding precorrin-8X methylmutase, translated to MPSAARPPRRYDYIDDGPAIYVDSFATIRRETDLSRLPAEAEKLAVRMVHGTGQTDLVDDLQVHPDLVGAARSALGSGAPLLCDAHMVASGITRARLPRDNDVVCTLSDPGVRELAAQMGTTRSAAALALWGDRLDGAVVAIGNAPTALFHLLEMLIDGAPRPAAIVGCPVGFIGAAESKAALAAFSSDHGIDIPFVTVHGRRGGSAMTASAVNALAQETE
- a CDS encoding nitrite reductase, translating into MSITEPTRRTRGDLCPGVLRPWPASDGALVRLRIPGGRLSPESLTALHGVAARYGDDDVHVTTRANLQLRALPIGPDGQLPSEVISAIAGTGLLPSPGHELVRNVLVSPLTGLVGGRADLRSVTESLDSGLLADPALGGLPGRFLFVLDDGRGDLVERSCDLGFVALDRDTVQLRVGDAWSAVVPLAEAVDRLTALARDFVEARGAGPEAPWHVRELTAASAAPLAAVSTADVRLPDPAGPLAYGPVPVPSDASAPSPAQSPVTAGIEHVEAPGGVLDRGLVGRLTGAGVAELIVTPWRGVLVVPE